The following proteins are co-located in the Salvelinus namaycush isolate Seneca chromosome 31, SaNama_1.0, whole genome shotgun sequence genome:
- the LOC120025536 gene encoding regulator of G-protein signaling 3-like produces MHTIHGLCRVCIAARLPQVTILRGKDGYGFTICSDSPVRVQAVDPGGPADQAGLQQLDTVLQLNGQPVEQWKCVELAHAIRNSSNEITVVVWRTGPAAKPSFEGLIHRPSYKPNYDTPSPPTRRRDRSKDRLDRDKIPPAVPPLPAHHRTSRRVLVNSSEGGGRGGVGGVGGPWGERRCVGGGAEEVDGKARSQTHSQSHTATLKGTRVKASNGDNYIILAPINPGSQILRHVYQDNHGTLAGRIYPGQASMPQKQGSGGAPPGGVGLAGQTTFLRRSTNAKMSKPSEANLSGQPPPSYQQVQSSNFANYQNCTIVHSHVQHDNPHGNYGYVKAAPKILIFPIFVQPLDLCNPTRTLVVSEEMILHESKHLSIKVKGF; encoded by the exons ATGCATACCATCCACGGGCTGTGTAGGGTCTGCATCGCCGCTAGACTGCCTCAG GTGACCATCCTTCGAGGAAAGGACGGCTATGGCTTCACCATCTGCTCTGACTCTCCAGTGAGGGTACAGGCCGTCGATCCAG GTGGTCCGGCGGATCAGGCAGGTCTGCAGCAGTTGGACACTGTGCTGCAGCTCAATGGTCAGCCTGTAGAACAGTGGAAATGTGTGGAGCTCGCTCATGCCATCAG AAACAGCTCCAATGAGATCACAGTGGTGGTGTGGCGCACCGGGCCGGCCGCCAAGCCCAGTTTTGAGGGCCTCATTCACCGGCCCTCCTACAAGCCCAACTACGACACCCCCTCACCCCCCACCAGGCGGAGGGACAGGTCCAAGGACCGGCTAGACCGTGACAAGATCCCCCCGGCCGTGCCCCCCCTCCCTGCCCACCACAGGACCAGCCGCCGGGTGCTGGTCAACAGCTCTGAGGGGGGCGGCAGGGGAGGGGTAGGAGGAGTAGGGGGGCCGTGGGGGGAGAGGAGGTGCGTAGGAGGGGGGGCGGAGGAGGTGGATGGTAAAGCCAGGAGCCAGACCCATAGCCAGAGCCACACAGCCACGCTGAAGGGGACTAGAGTGAAGGCGTCCAACGGAGATAACTACATCATCCTGGCCCCCATAAACCCAGGAAGCCAG ATATTGAGGCATGTCTACCAGGACAACCATGGTACCTTGG CAGGGAGGATATACCCGGGTCAGGCCAGCATGCCCCAGAAACAGGGGTCTGGCGGTGCCCCGCCTGGGGGTGTAGGACTAGCAGGCCAGACCACCTTCCTACGACGCTCCACTAATGCCAAGATGTCTAAGCCATCCGAAGCCAACCTCTCTGGCCAACCCCCACCCAGCTACCAGCAGGTCCAGAGCTCCAACTTTGCTAACTACCAGAACTGTACTATAGTACACTCCCATGTACAACACGACAACCCGCACGGCAACTATGGCTACGTCAAAGCAGCACCCAAGATCCTCATCTTCCCCATCTTTGttcag CCTCTGGACCTGTGTAACCCCACACGGACACTGGTGGTCTCTGAGGAGATGATCCTCCACGAGAGCAAGCACCTCTCCATTAAGGTAAAGGGCTTCTGa